In Pongo abelii isolate AG06213 chromosome X, NHGRI_mPonAbe1-v2.0_pri, whole genome shotgun sequence, one DNA window encodes the following:
- the PAGE1 gene encoding P antigen family member 1: MGFQRRLIYRRRPIIYIESSEESSDEQPDEEESPTQSQDSTPAEEREDEGASAAQGQEPEADSQELVQPQIGYELGDGPDAKRVCLRNEEQMKLPAEGPEPEADSQEQVHPKTGCERGDGPDVQELGLPNPEEVKTPEEDEGQSQP; encoded by the exons ATGGGTTTTCAAAGAAGATTAATCTATCGGCGTAGACCAATAATCTATATAGAATCTTCTGAG GAGTCCAGTGATGAGCAACCTGACGAAGAGGAATCACCAACTCAAAGTCAGGATTCTACACCTGCTGAAGAGAGAGAGGATGAGGGAGCATCTGCAGCTCAAG GGCAGGAGCCTGAAGCTGATAGCCAGGAACTGGTTCAGCCACAGATTGGGTATGAGCTTGGAGATGGTCCTGATGCCAAGAGGGTGTGCCTGCGAAATGAAGAGCAGATGAAACTGCCCGCAGAAG ggcCAGAGCCTGAAGCGGATAGCCAGGAACAGGTTCACCCGAAGACTGGGTGTGAGCGTGGAGATGGTCCTGATGTCCAGGAGTTGGGCCTGCCAAATCCAGAGGAGGTGAAAACACCTGAGGAAG ATGAAGGGCAATCACAGCCTTAA